The Sinomicrobium kalidii genome contains a region encoding:
- a CDS encoding alanine/glycine:cation symporter family protein: protein MRNKFLSLLLTLTSFTVFSQELKVQETLENPSKVINDGEMVLQVEGGQEPYTYKWSKPETPLTSNRASGLTEGIPYTVTVTDATGLSVTKEYKIPAKSITEIFNGTTQPIVDAIGSVLFWDPFAAVGLYDPVMYDDNGEALLHPNGDPRTIAVPFIVIWLIVGGLFFTLRMKFINIRGFKHSIQLARGKYDQPDAPGSVTHFQALATAVSGTVGLGNIAGVAIAIAVGGPGATFWMILAGFLGMSSKFVECSLGVKYREIAPDGRVFGGPMSYLVKGLKVRGKEKFGKVLAVVFAVLCIGASFGSGNMFQSNQAFDQLQGQFPALEGNGFWFGIMMAILVGAVIIGGIKSIAKVTAKVVPVMASIYVLFALIVIFMHISHLGSAFMEIIDGAFSASALKGGFIGVLIQGFRRGAFSNEAGVGSAAIAHSAVKTNHPVSEGFVGLLEPFIDTIVVCTLTALVLIFTGAYHDAEGLGGAQLTSNAFGSIISWFPYVLAIAVFLFAFSTAISWSYYGMRATTFLFGKSKRVEFIYKILFLMFIVLGASISLGAVLEFSDMMLLAMALPNIIGLYIMSGEIRKDLKEYIRKLNADELFKKPERVKVKTADKRG, encoded by the coding sequence ATGAGAAATAAGTTTCTCTCTCTTCTTCTGACATTAACTTCTTTTACAGTATTTTCACAAGAATTAAAGGTACAGGAAACCCTGGAGAACCCCTCGAAGGTAATTAATGACGGGGAAATGGTGCTTCAGGTAGAAGGGGGACAGGAGCCGTATACCTATAAATGGAGCAAGCCGGAGACCCCGTTAACGTCAAACAGGGCTTCGGGGCTAACAGAAGGTATTCCGTATACGGTTACGGTCACCGATGCAACCGGGCTTTCTGTCACCAAGGAATATAAGATTCCGGCAAAGTCAATAACAGAAATTTTTAACGGAACCACGCAACCTATAGTAGATGCGATTGGTTCCGTTTTATTTTGGGACCCTTTTGCCGCTGTGGGGTTATACGATCCCGTAATGTATGACGATAACGGTGAAGCACTTTTGCATCCCAACGGCGATCCGAGGACCATCGCCGTACCTTTTATAGTGATATGGCTTATAGTAGGGGGGCTTTTCTTTACCCTGCGCATGAAATTTATAAACATCCGGGGCTTTAAGCATTCCATACAACTGGCACGGGGAAAATACGACCAACCCGATGCTCCGGGTTCGGTAACCCATTTCCAGGCTTTGGCAACCGCAGTTTCAGGGACCGTTGGTCTGGGGAATATAGCAGGGGTGGCCATAGCTATAGCTGTAGGAGGCCCCGGCGCTACCTTCTGGATGATACTCGCCGGGTTTCTGGGGATGTCCTCCAAGTTTGTAGAGTGCTCCCTCGGGGTGAAATACCGGGAAATCGCACCGGACGGCCGGGTTTTCGGAGGTCCCATGAGTTATTTGGTCAAAGGGCTCAAAGTACGGGGTAAAGAGAAATTCGGTAAAGTACTCGCCGTGGTCTTCGCTGTTTTATGTATCGGGGCTTCATTCGGTTCCGGGAACATGTTTCAGTCCAATCAGGCCTTTGATCAGTTGCAGGGGCAATTTCCCGCTTTGGAGGGGAATGGCTTCTGGTTCGGTATAATGATGGCCATATTGGTAGGTGCTGTAATTATAGGAGGCATTAAAAGTATAGCCAAGGTTACGGCAAAGGTAGTCCCCGTTATGGCTTCCATATATGTCCTCTTTGCCTTGATTGTCATATTTATGCATATCAGTCATTTGGGGAGTGCTTTTATGGAAATAATAGACGGGGCCTTTTCAGCCAGTGCGTTAAAAGGTGGTTTTATAGGCGTGCTGATACAAGGATTCCGTCGGGGAGCATTCTCCAATGAAGCCGGTGTGGGATCTGCGGCTATTGCTCACTCTGCAGTAAAGACTAATCACCCGGTATCCGAAGGGTTTGTTGGCTTGCTGGAACCATTTATTGATACGATAGTGGTTTGTACTCTTACAGCCTTGGTGCTGATCTTTACCGGTGCTTATCACGATGCGGAAGGACTTGGCGGTGCACAATTAACCTCAAATGCCTTCGGTAGTATTATCAGCTGGTTCCCTTATGTGCTTGCCATAGCGGTGTTCTTATTTGCCTTCTCCACGGCGATCTCCTGGTCGTACTACGGTATGCGGGCAACTACCTTTCTTTTCGGAAAAAGCAAAAGAGTGGAATTCATATACAAAATATTGTTTTTAATGTTCATCGTTCTGGGGGCTTCCATAAGTCTGGGTGCCGTACTGGAATTTTCAGATATGATGCTTCTTGCCATGGCCTTACCGAACATTATAGGGCTGTATATCATGTCCGGGGAAATCCGTAAAGACCTCAAGGAGTATATACGCAAACTGAATGCGGACGAACTGTTTAAAAAACCGGAACGTGTTAAAGTAAAAACAGCTGATAAGCGGGGCTAA
- a CDS encoding PspC domain-containing protein gives MKTLNNIRYFFEKHGFAVSSRLADRLGMKAKNVRLFFIYVSFATFGIWFAVYLTLAFVLKLKDMVYTKRTSVFDL, from the coding sequence GTGAAAACGCTGAACAACATCCGGTATTTTTTTGAGAAGCACGGTTTCGCCGTTTCTTCCCGTCTTGCCGACAGGCTCGGAATGAAAGCCAAAAATGTCCGGTTGTTCTTTATATATGTGTCGTTTGCCACTTTCGGTATATGGTTTGCCGTTTATCTTACCCTGGCTTTTGTGCTGAAACTGAAGGACATGGTCTATACGAAGAGGACTTCGGTTTTCGACCTGTAA
- a CDS encoding DUF2851 family protein: MKEDFLHYLWKFQKFRGENLYTSAGERVEVVTTGQHNSNSGPDFFNAKLRIGGQLWAGNVEIHLKSSDWYVHRHEKDPAYDNIILHVVWEDDMPVFRRDDSTVPAVELKDIVPETTFENYTTLLKGNYYFINCEKDIGNVPPFLRYNYLERLFFERLEQKSLAVFRDLEDSRNDWEAVFFKNLMKNFGLKVNGESFRSIADTVGYGTVRKVRDNQFRLEALLFGQAGLLDTIETPDSYTAQLCREYAYLKHKYRLSAEGIIRPRFHKLRPANFPTLRLSQLANLYFEKEKLFAAAMQAGHIREFYDLFDSVASGYWDCHYTFGKASGKKRVKKMSRSFIDLLVINTVIPLKFCYARYTGMEVNVAITELAGSLKPERNRITDKYAEAGVQAKNAGESQAMLQLYNDYCSGNRCLECTIGHHLLKWEK; encoded by the coding sequence GCAATTCAGGCCCCGATTTTTTCAATGCAAAACTCCGTATAGGCGGACAGTTATGGGCAGGTAATGTGGAGATCCACCTGAAATCCTCCGACTGGTATGTACATCGTCATGAGAAAGACCCGGCATATGACAATATTATACTTCATGTGGTTTGGGAAGACGATATGCCTGTTTTTCGAAGGGATGATTCCACGGTGCCCGCAGTGGAGCTGAAAGATATTGTTCCCGAAACCACTTTTGAGAACTATACCACTCTTCTGAAAGGCAACTACTATTTTATTAATTGCGAAAAGGATATCGGTAATGTACCTCCCTTTTTGCGGTACAATTATCTAGAACGCTTGTTTTTTGAACGCCTGGAACAGAAATCGCTCGCCGTTTTCCGCGATCTGGAAGATTCCAGGAACGACTGGGAAGCGGTATTTTTCAAAAACCTGATGAAAAATTTCGGACTGAAGGTCAATGGCGAATCGTTCCGGAGCATAGCAGATACTGTCGGTTACGGTACTGTGAGAAAAGTACGGGATAACCAGTTCCGGCTGGAAGCCCTTTTGTTCGGTCAGGCCGGTTTACTGGACACTATTGAAACTCCGGATTCTTATACTGCACAACTGTGCAGGGAATATGCATACCTCAAACACAAATACCGGCTTTCTGCGGAAGGGATCATCCGTCCACGGTTCCACAAGCTGCGTCCCGCCAATTTCCCCACCCTGAGGTTGTCGCAACTGGCCAACCTTTATTTCGAAAAAGAAAAATTATTTGCGGCAGCAATGCAGGCCGGGCACATTCGTGAATTTTACGACCTTTTTGACAGCGTAGCCTCGGGGTACTGGGATTGTCACTACACCTTCGGAAAAGCCTCCGGAAAGAAGCGGGTAAAAAAAATGTCACGTAGTTTTATAGACTTGTTGGTCATCAATACCGTAATTCCCCTGAAGTTCTGTTATGCCAGGTATACGGGTATGGAGGTCAATGTTGCCATAACGGAACTTGCAGGAAGCCTGAAACCCGAAAGGAACAGGATAACCGACAAATATGCCGAAGCAGGAGTGCAGGCCAAAAATGCGGGCGAAAGCCAGGCGATGTTACAATTATACAATGATTATTGCTCCGGAAACAGGTGCCTGGAATGTACCATAGGGCATCACCTCCTTAAATGGGAAAAATGA